CGCGGGCTATCTGGTGGCCGGCTTGTGGCAACGGTTTCGGTTTATCGGCGCGTTTGCTTCGCCGTTGTTGTTTGTGCTCGGCGTGTTTGCGTTGTTTCCGGATATGGATCCCAAACTGCCGGCAGGCGAGTATGAATTTTCCGGCGCGCTGAGTAGTCTGCACAAGGCGCTGCTGCTCTTGGCCTTTGGCGGCTTCGGCCTTAGCGCGGTGGGCGCAGCAATGTATTTAACTCAAGAACACGATTTGAAACTGCATCGCTTCCGCGCGATTCTCTCCAAGCTGCCGCCTCTGCAACGTCTCGAATCCGCGATGGCCAAGCTGCTTTGGGTGGCCTTTGGGCTGCTCACGGCGGGGCTCATAGCGAGCAGCGCGTATTTGCATCAAGCCAAACAAATTTGGTTCAGCACCGATCCCGAAATGATTTGGACTCTGGGCGTTTGGGTTTTTTATCTTGGCCTACTCATCGTGCAAGCGCGTCACACGCAAGGCGGCAAACGCTTCGCGTGGGGCGCGCTCGGCAGTTTTCTGGTTGTGATGCTTACTTTTTGGGGCGTGTACCTGTTGTCGCCACTCCATCAACCCCCCGCCTCGTAATGTCGATCGTTTGCCTTGGCCTAAATCATCGCACCGCGTCGGTTGACGTGCGGGAACAGTTTGCGTTGACGGAGGGAAAGCTGCCGGAAATGTTGACAACGGTGCGCGCGGAAACCAGCGCGGAAGAAGCAGTGATTCTTTCCACGTGCAATCGTGTGGAAATTTATGCGGCTACTGATGATCCGTCCGGCCATTTGCTCAATGAATTGCGCGCGTTTCTCATCGGTGATCGCGAACTTGACAACGATGTGTTTTATGAATTCACCGATGCGGAGGCGGTGGAGCATCTTTTCAAAGTTGCCAGTGGATTGGATTCAATGGTGCTGGGCGAAACGGAAATCCTTGGCCAACTCAAGGCGTCGTATCAACTCGCGCTCGAGCAAAAAGCCACCGGCGGTCGCTTAAATAAATCCTTCCAAAAAGCCTTCAATGCCGCCAAG
This Limisphaerales bacterium DNA region includes the following protein-coding sequences:
- the ccsA gene encoding cytochrome c biogenesis protein CcsA, encoding MLYSVFLWRKGFRRDDWVVYGVLAAGLVLHTIAMVKRGFSFERCPINNLYEATAFIMWTIIAGYLVAGLWQRFRFIGAFASPLLFVLGVFALFPDMDPKLPAGEYEFSGALSSLHKALLLLAFGGFGLSAVGAAMYLTQEHDLKLHRFRAILSKLPPLQRLESAMAKLLWVAFGLLTAGLIASSAYLHQAKQIWFSTDPEMIWTLGVWVFYLGLLIVQARHTQGGKRFAWGALGSFLVVMLTFWGVYLLSPLHQPPAS